One genomic region from Marinobacter szutsaonensis encodes:
- a CDS encoding sigma-70 family RNA polymerase sigma factor, which produces MAQTDADQDQLMRLLMKIAQQDRRAFQELYEHIAARMFGLCLRLAGQRELAEEALQDAFIQIWHRAGEYHSDRGAPLSWMMTIARYRTLDLIRARKARQTVNDEDLNELDDGREGPLEFSLRESGAEKLTGCLDELSDVQRDSILLSYYRGFTHEELAQALSSPIGTVKSWIRRGLMALKRCLEQ; this is translated from the coding sequence ATGGCACAGACTGATGCCGATCAGGATCAGCTCATGCGGCTGCTGATGAAGATTGCCCAGCAGGATCGCCGGGCATTCCAGGAGCTGTATGAACACATTGCCGCGCGTATGTTCGGGCTTTGCCTCAGGCTGGCGGGGCAGCGGGAACTGGCAGAGGAAGCGCTGCAGGACGCCTTCATCCAGATCTGGCACCGTGCCGGTGAGTACCACAGTGACCGGGGGGCGCCCCTGAGCTGGATGATGACCATTGCCCGGTACCGCACCCTCGACCTCATCCGTGCCCGCAAGGCCCGACAAACAGTCAACGATGAGGACCTGAACGAACTGGATGACGGCCGCGAGGGGCCGCTGGAATTCTCCCTGCGCGAGTCCGGCGCGGAAAAACTGACCGGCTGCCTTGATGAGCTGTCCGATGTTCAGCGTGACAGCATCCTGTTGTCCTATTACCGTGGCTTTACCCATGAAGAGCTGGCGCAGGCGTTGAGCTCTCCCATCGGTACCGTAAAGAGCTGGATCCGGCGCGGACTGATGGCCCTGAAAAGGTGCCTTGAACAATGA
- a CDS encoding methionine ABC transporter permease, with translation MEALLSNVDWSEIGWASWDTLVMVGMSLLFSVLIGLPIGVLLFLTGKRQLLEQPVAYAVLSFVVNVLRSVPFIILLIVMIPFTVMLIGTSLGVAGAIPPLVAGGAPFFARLVETSLREVDRGIIEATQAMGANVRQIIFGALLPEALPGIIAGITVTAITLVSYAAMSGVIGGGGLGDLAIRFGYQRFQTDVMVITVALLVIFVQVLQMVGDRLVLYFSRK, from the coding sequence ATGGAAGCCTTACTGAGTAACGTCGACTGGAGCGAAATCGGCTGGGCCAGCTGGGATACCCTGGTCATGGTGGGTATGTCCCTGCTGTTCAGCGTACTGATCGGCCTGCCCATCGGGGTGTTGCTGTTCCTGACCGGCAAGCGCCAGCTGCTGGAGCAGCCAGTGGCCTACGCGGTGCTGTCTTTTGTCGTGAACGTGCTGCGATCGGTGCCGTTCATCATCCTGCTGATCGTGATGATCCCGTTCACCGTCATGCTGATTGGCACCTCCCTGGGTGTGGCCGGTGCCATCCCGCCGCTGGTGGCCGGGGGCGCGCCCTTCTTCGCCCGCCTGGTGGAAACCTCCCTGCGGGAAGTGGACCGGGGCATCATCGAAGCTACCCAGGCCATGGGAGCCAACGTGCGCCAGATCATCTTCGGGGCTTTACTGCCGGAGGCCCTGCCGGGCATCATCGCCGGCATTACCGTTACCGCCATTACCCTGGTGTCCTATGCCGCCATGTCCGGCGTCATCGGCGGTGGTGGCCTGGGTGACCTGGCCATCCGCTTCGGTTATCAGCGATTCCAGACCGACGTGATGGTGATTACCGTTGCGTTGTTGGTGATTTTTGTACAAGTACTCCAGATGGTGGGCGACCGTCTGGTGCTGTATTTCAGTCGTAAGTAG
- a CDS encoding HupE/UreJ family protein → MIALRLWTPWLLLLTFLTQSGPALAHKASDSFIYLDSDAGELRIDVALRDLALLVPLDQNRDRQITGREVRNQRPVITRTVENGLELSAESGVCRLQGLDWGLSRHSDGRYAAARYRIVCPDGDDPEQLQYSLLFDRDSLHRGLVRITSDSGSTLAVLSPDRNTLPLTSGSSRPLETFTAFLVEGVVHLMIGLDHILFLLVLVLPVSLMAKGPENDTAKSRILRLAGIVTAFTVAHSVTLALAALNLVTLPIAWVETVIALSIAIAAVNVVWPVLGRKTWKLAFAFGLIHGFGFASVLGDLTSGVSDLALALAGFNLGVELGQLGLLVLGFPVLCLFSRWRLYQRAVVPAILLAVVGMSLVWAAERAAFI, encoded by the coding sequence ATGATTGCGCTCAGACTCTGGACACCATGGCTGCTGCTTCTGACATTCCTCACCCAGAGCGGCCCTGCACTGGCTCACAAGGCCAGCGACAGTTTTATCTACCTGGACTCGGATGCCGGGGAGCTGCGGATCGATGTCGCCCTGCGTGACCTTGCATTACTGGTGCCACTGGATCAAAACCGGGACCGGCAAATTACTGGCCGCGAGGTTCGCAATCAGCGCCCGGTCATCACCCGAACGGTGGAGAACGGCCTCGAGCTATCGGCAGAGTCCGGTGTCTGCCGCCTTCAGGGCCTTGATTGGGGGCTGAGCCGGCACAGTGACGGCCGATATGCGGCAGCGCGTTACCGGATCGTTTGCCCGGATGGTGATGATCCCGAGCAACTGCAGTATTCGCTGCTGTTCGACCGGGACAGTCTCCACCGGGGGCTGGTCCGGATCACCTCCGATTCCGGTTCCACGCTTGCGGTACTGTCGCCGGACCGCAACACGTTGCCGCTGACCTCTGGATCATCCCGACCGCTGGAGACCTTTACAGCATTCCTGGTGGAAGGGGTGGTTCATCTGATGATTGGACTCGATCATATCCTGTTCCTGCTGGTTCTCGTTCTGCCGGTCAGCCTCATGGCCAAAGGCCCGGAGAACGACACCGCTAAATCCCGCATCCTGCGGCTCGCCGGGATCGTCACCGCTTTTACCGTGGCTCATTCCGTCACACTGGCACTGGCGGCGCTGAATCTGGTGACCCTGCCCATCGCCTGGGTCGAGACGGTCATTGCGCTGTCCATTGCCATTGCGGCAGTGAACGTGGTCTGGCCTGTGCTTGGCCGGAAAACCTGGAAGCTGGCGTTTGCCTTCGGCCTGATACACGGCTTCGGCTTCGCCAGTGTGCTGGGAGATCTGACCAGTGGGGTTTCGGATTTAGCCCTGGCGCTGGCCGGATTCAATCTGGGCGTGGAGCTGGGGCAGTTGGGGCTGCTGGTGCTGGGATTCCCTGTTCTGTGCCTGTTCTCGCGGTGGCGACTTTACCAGCGGGCTGTCGTCCCGGCCATACTGTTGGCAGTGGTGGGTATGAGCCTTGTGTGGGCAGCCGAGCGGGCCGCCTTCATCTGA
- a CDS encoding amidase family protein: MKQSEYLRLDATALADLIRRGEIRARDVCEAAIDRATRVNGTLNAICHPQFSEALEQKFTESAPFSGVPFLFKDLAQEQAGHPCSYGSRGLKNNIAPVDSEFTRRAGQGGLVFLGRTTTPEFGLKAVTESELWGASRNPWNLDLTPGGSSGGSGAAVAAGVVPMAGANDGGGSIRIPAAYNGLFGLKPSRGRISSGPFLGETWTGASVDHVVTRTVRDSAAMLDVLARPATGDPFVIAPPSAPYTELMQKTPGRLRIGVFTDSPYDTDVAPECIAAVEETARTLERMGHIVEYAQPEFDGMALARCYLALYFGEVSALMERAREQFGATDDDFELDTRLIAMLGRTMPLPEYVRRRQQWNEFARALGTFFESYDLYLCPTTGQLPARIGELDTPSHLKFAAKLMLALKAGRLVHRSGQVDQMAMESLARTPFTQLANLTGTPAMSVPLHWTLSGLPVGVQFGAPHGGEDVLFQLAAQLEEATPWFSHYERLEDAF, encoded by the coding sequence ATGAAGCAATCCGAGTATCTGAGACTTGATGCCACCGCCCTCGCCGACCTGATCCGACGTGGCGAGATCCGTGCCCGGGATGTCTGCGAAGCGGCTATTGATCGGGCAACCCGGGTCAATGGCACCCTGAATGCCATTTGCCACCCCCAGTTTTCCGAAGCACTGGAACAGAAGTTTACCGAATCCGCTCCCTTCAGCGGTGTACCGTTTCTGTTCAAGGACCTGGCCCAGGAGCAGGCTGGTCACCCGTGCAGCTACGGTAGCCGTGGTCTGAAAAACAACATTGCGCCGGTGGATTCCGAGTTTACCCGACGCGCTGGTCAGGGTGGTCTGGTCTTCCTCGGGAGAACGACCACCCCGGAATTTGGTCTGAAGGCCGTGACCGAATCCGAGCTCTGGGGCGCGAGCCGTAACCCCTGGAACCTTGATCTCACCCCGGGTGGTTCCAGCGGGGGTTCCGGCGCCGCCGTGGCCGCCGGTGTGGTGCCGATGGCCGGTGCCAACGATGGCGGTGGCTCCATTCGTATTCCGGCGGCCTACAACGGGCTGTTCGGACTCAAGCCTTCCCGGGGCCGGATATCCAGTGGGCCGTTCCTGGGTGAGACCTGGACCGGAGCCTCGGTCGACCACGTGGTGACCCGAACCGTGCGCGACAGCGCGGCCATGCTTGATGTGCTGGCCCGGCCCGCCACGGGTGATCCCTTTGTCATTGCGCCTCCGTCCGCGCCCTACACCGAGCTGATGCAGAAGACCCCCGGCCGGCTGCGCATCGGTGTATTCACCGACTCCCCCTACGATACCGACGTCGCGCCCGAATGCATTGCCGCCGTGGAGGAGACCGCCCGTACCCTGGAGAGGATGGGCCACATTGTCGAGTACGCCCAGCCTGAATTCGATGGTATGGCCTTGGCCCGCTGTTACCTCGCACTGTATTTCGGCGAGGTGTCGGCCCTGATGGAGCGGGCCCGGGAGCAGTTCGGCGCCACCGATGATGATTTCGAGCTGGATACCCGGCTGATCGCCATGCTCGGCCGGACCATGCCGCTACCGGAGTATGTCCGCCGGCGCCAGCAGTGGAACGAGTTCGCCCGGGCGCTGGGCACCTTCTTCGAGAGTTATGATCTCTACCTGTGTCCGACCACGGGCCAGTTGCCGGCCCGCATCGGCGAACTGGACACGCCGTCTCATCTGAAATTCGCCGCCAAGCTGATGCTGGCGCTGAAGGCGGGCCGGCTGGTGCATCGCAGCGGCCAGGTGGACCAGATGGCCATGGAAAGCCTGGCACGCACGCCGTTCACTCAGCTGGCGAACCTGACCGGTACGCCGGCCATGTCGGTGCCCCTGCACTGGACCCTATCGGGGTTGCCGGTCGGCGTCCAGTTCGGGGCGCCCCACGGTGGTGAGGACGTACTGTTCCAGCTGGCGGCGCAGCTCGAGGAGGCCACGCCCTGGTTCAGTCACTATGAACGCCTGGAAGATGCATTCTGA
- a CDS encoding sulfite exporter TauE/SafE family protein: MELTLIPEALSPGIALFLLACSTLTSMITASLGAGGGLLLLVLMASWLPATAIIPVHGMIQMGSNAGRMVLTWKHIDWKVIAAFAPGVVAGAGIGAWLLVNLPEHLWQLAIAAFVLYLCWGPALPKAAFGRIGVFLASGLTSFISLFVGATGPLVAAFIKQIHRDRFATVATFATAMTLQHLPKALVFGFAGFVFADWLVFILAMVAFGFAGTWLGLHVLRSMGNRWFTLVFNVMLTALALRLLWQAGITAGWWSAPL, translated from the coding sequence ATGGAACTGACCCTGATCCCGGAGGCGCTATCGCCGGGGATTGCCCTGTTCCTGCTGGCCTGCTCGACGCTGACCTCGATGATTACCGCCAGCCTGGGCGCGGGCGGTGGCCTGCTGTTGCTGGTCCTGATGGCGAGCTGGCTACCAGCCACCGCTATCATCCCGGTTCACGGCATGATCCAGATGGGCTCCAACGCCGGTCGAATGGTACTGACCTGGAAACACATCGACTGGAAAGTGATCGCCGCCTTCGCACCGGGCGTTGTCGCCGGTGCCGGCATCGGGGCCTGGCTGCTGGTGAACCTGCCTGAACACCTCTGGCAACTGGCCATTGCCGCGTTCGTGCTCTATCTGTGCTGGGGCCCGGCCCTGCCGAAAGCGGCCTTCGGACGCATAGGCGTTTTCCTCGCGTCGGGTCTGACCAGTTTCATCAGTCTGTTCGTGGGCGCCACCGGCCCCCTGGTGGCCGCCTTCATCAAGCAGATCCACCGGGACCGGTTTGCCACGGTCGCCACCTTCGCCACGGCCATGACCCTGCAGCATTTGCCCAAGGCACTGGTGTTCGGCTTTGCCGGTTTTGTCTTCGCCGACTGGCTGGTGTTCATCCTCGCCATGGTGGCATTCGGCTTTGCCGGCACCTGGCTCGGGCTGCACGTGCTCCGGTCCATGGGTAACCGCTGGTTCACCCTGGTATTCAACGTGATGCTCACGGCCCTGGCTCTGCGGCTGCTCTGGCAGGCGGGCATCACTGCCGGCTGGTGGTCGGCGCCTCTCTAA
- a CDS encoding DUF4331 domain-containing protein: MNNVLKRSGLTIAVASAVLSAGLSHGSSHREAPFITEVPKVDGTDFYMFRSYESGREEFVTLIANYLPLQDAYGGPNYFDLDEDAIYEIHVDNDGDAVEDLTFRFELKDVLNDIQLPVGTEGNTEMVSVPLKNIGDATDNANVQLRQEYSVKVVTGDRNTGTVQTATNVSTGTDTFAKPLDNIGAKSFADYAAYANQHVFGIDIPGCNTNGRVFVGQRKEAFAVNLGEIFDLVNTNPLGPRNGEGAGDLADKNVTSFALEAPTTCLTGSAVNSNDQPVIGAWTTASVRQARVLNPAPAANGKGATVEGGAYTQVSRLGMPLVNEVVIGLKDKDRFNASEPRDDGQFLTYVTHPTLPELLEILFEAPAPNNFPRNDLVTAFLTGVPGVNMPVGVTASEMLRLTPAIDPTPLDAQSDLGVLGGDNAGFPNGRRPYDDTVDISLRVAMGVLVGDTTLAPAGNAEFTDGVQLAADPTTLPADYEVFPYLATPIAGSPND; encoded by the coding sequence ATGAACAATGTACTAAAACGCTCCGGCCTCACCATTGCAGTGGCCAGCGCTGTGCTGTCCGCCGGCCTTAGCCACGGCTCCAGTCATCGCGAGGCACCTTTCATCACAGAGGTGCCCAAGGTCGATGGTACCGACTTCTACATGTTTCGCAGCTACGAATCCGGTCGCGAGGAATTTGTGACCCTTATTGCCAATTATCTGCCCCTGCAGGATGCCTATGGCGGCCCGAATTACTTTGACCTGGACGAAGACGCCATCTACGAGATCCATGTCGATAACGATGGTGACGCGGTGGAGGATCTGACGTTCCGGTTTGAACTCAAGGATGTACTGAACGACATTCAGCTCCCCGTCGGGACCGAAGGCAACACGGAAATGGTGTCTGTGCCACTGAAAAACATTGGCGACGCCACCGATAACGCAAATGTGCAACTCCGCCAGGAATACAGCGTGAAGGTTGTTACCGGGGATCGGAACACGGGTACGGTACAGACCGCCACCAATGTCAGCACCGGTACCGACACCTTCGCCAAGCCCCTGGACAACATCGGTGCGAAGTCCTTCGCTGACTATGCGGCCTACGCAAACCAGCACGTATTCGGTATCGATATCCCCGGCTGTAACACCAACGGCCGGGTCTTCGTCGGCCAGCGCAAAGAGGCGTTTGCGGTCAATCTCGGCGAGATCTTTGACCTGGTCAACACCAACCCGCTCGGGCCGCGCAACGGCGAGGGTGCCGGTGACCTGGCGGACAAGAATGTCACTTCCTTCGCACTGGAAGCACCAACCACCTGCCTCACCGGATCGGCCGTGAACTCCAACGACCAACCGGTGATCGGCGCCTGGACCACCGCCAGTGTTCGTCAGGCAAGGGTGCTCAATCCTGCGCCTGCTGCCAACGGCAAAGGGGCGACTGTGGAAGGCGGGGCCTACACCCAGGTCTCCCGGCTGGGCATGCCGCTGGTGAACGAGGTGGTGATCGGCCTCAAGGACAAGGATCGCTTCAATGCCAGCGAACCCAGGGATGACGGGCAGTTCCTCACCTATGTCACTCATCCGACTCTGCCCGAGTTACTGGAGATACTGTTTGAGGCACCGGCTCCAAACAATTTCCCGAGGAATGACCTGGTGACTGCGTTCCTGACCGGCGTTCCCGGCGTGAACATGCCGGTCGGCGTGACCGCGTCCGAGATGCTGCGCCTGACTCCCGCCATTGATCCGACGCCACTGGACGCCCAATCCGATCTGGGCGTCCTCGGCGGGGATAATGCCGGCTTCCCGAACGGTCGCCGCCCCTATGATGACACCGTCGACATCTCACTTCGTGTCGCCATGGGCGTTCTGGTGGGTGACACAACCCTCGCCCCGGCCGGTAACGCAGAGTTTACCGACGGAGTCCAGCTGGCTGCAGACCCGACGACGCTGCCGGCGGATTATGAGGTATTCCCGTACCTGGCAACGCCGATTGCAGGTTCACCCAACGATTAA
- a CDS encoding diguanylate cyclase, with protein MLIQRWFGSLVNRAVALVTIVVLVTALIVAGAGSLLSRAELEQQARNQVATIAELVAVELDDKLQRRLEMLTDVTDSFTMSETALRGRARVLVQQQVALHHQFDALFLIGADGEILAESPENYRQTGLDISYRDYFKEVSDKLAPVISEPYVSNYEDKPAVMIAAPVFNHKGRFIGMLGGAVLLKGDNFMEEFTDLTLGKTGYIKLVSRQGIVISHGGTGEVMVPVSPDNPVMMQALEGFEGTTRNQSSTGQNSIMSFQQMGQVPWFVVAVWPAREAYAPLTRVADTFIWILLAVIVILVPLALWRFRRLMAPLQTLSEQIQERYRGTRRNPVDVAGGREIRRVAEVFNTVTETLHQEQQRAESILGVLQEGVLMLDAHGSIRFANGAACRFIGVDDDCPGYNFFDLVTIEVDGKSWHRTDFLKGEDIDSLYATLRNRREVEFDIDLTLLHIRQGLHNEQMVFVLRDDTERRREEQRLSWEATHDSLTQLLNRRAFTATLVKLLGEAARQDTPSVLMLIDLDHFKPVNDQGGHLLGDDLLRQLGDLLRDSVRHSDTVARLGGDEFGVILPSCGLGPAELLAEKIRAGVEALRIAHDGRSFGVTASIGLTELTATDSGPREVLARADEGCYVAKSGGRNAVVVVPAPPDPDEPGG; from the coding sequence GTGCTGATCCAACGGTGGTTCGGAAGCCTGGTGAACCGGGCGGTGGCCCTGGTGACCATCGTGGTTCTGGTGACCGCGTTGATTGTGGCAGGCGCGGGCTCCCTGCTCAGCCGTGCCGAGCTGGAGCAGCAGGCGCGCAACCAGGTCGCCACCATCGCCGAGTTGGTCGCGGTGGAGTTGGACGACAAGCTCCAGCGCCGGCTGGAGATGCTGACCGACGTGACCGACAGTTTCACCATGAGTGAAACGGCGCTAAGGGGGCGTGCGCGGGTGTTGGTGCAGCAACAGGTTGCCCTGCACCACCAGTTCGATGCGCTGTTCTTGATTGGTGCCGATGGCGAAATACTCGCGGAGTCTCCCGAAAACTATCGTCAGACGGGCCTGGATATCAGTTACCGGGACTATTTCAAGGAAGTCTCTGACAAGCTGGCTCCGGTAATCAGCGAGCCCTACGTGTCCAACTACGAGGACAAGCCGGCGGTGATGATCGCGGCCCCGGTCTTCAATCACAAGGGCCGGTTTATTGGCATGCTCGGCGGTGCGGTCCTCCTTAAAGGTGACAACTTCATGGAGGAATTCACGGACCTGACCCTTGGCAAGACCGGATATATCAAATTGGTCAGCCGTCAAGGCATTGTGATCAGTCACGGAGGGACTGGCGAGGTCATGGTTCCGGTGAGCCCGGATAACCCGGTAATGATGCAGGCGTTGGAAGGTTTTGAGGGCACTACCCGGAATCAGAGCAGTACCGGTCAGAACAGCATCATGTCCTTCCAGCAAATGGGCCAGGTGCCCTGGTTCGTGGTCGCCGTCTGGCCGGCCCGGGAAGCCTATGCACCTCTCACCCGGGTGGCGGACACCTTCATCTGGATTCTGCTCGCCGTCATCGTCATCCTCGTACCGCTGGCGTTGTGGCGCTTCCGTCGCCTGATGGCTCCCCTGCAGACCCTGAGCGAGCAGATCCAGGAGCGCTATCGCGGTACCCGGAGAAACCCCGTGGACGTGGCCGGTGGCCGCGAAATCCGACGGGTTGCCGAGGTATTCAACACAGTGACCGAAACCCTGCACCAGGAGCAGCAGCGGGCAGAGAGCATTCTGGGTGTCCTGCAGGAAGGGGTCCTGATGCTCGACGCCCACGGGTCGATCCGCTTTGCCAACGGGGCGGCCTGCCGCTTCATTGGAGTTGACGACGATTGCCCGGGCTACAATTTTTTCGACCTGGTGACCATCGAGGTGGATGGCAAATCCTGGCATCGCACCGATTTTCTCAAGGGCGAGGACATCGACAGTCTGTACGCCACCCTGCGCAATCGCCGGGAGGTGGAGTTCGACATCGACCTGACCCTCCTCCACATCCGTCAGGGCCTGCACAACGAGCAGATGGTGTTTGTGCTGAGGGATGATACCGAGCGCCGTCGGGAGGAACAGCGATTGTCCTGGGAAGCAACCCACGACAGCCTGACCCAGTTGTTGAATCGCCGTGCCTTTACCGCAACCCTGGTCAAACTGCTGGGCGAAGCTGCTCGGCAGGATACGCCTTCAGTGCTGATGCTGATCGACCTGGATCACTTCAAACCGGTCAACGATCAGGGTGGCCACCTGCTCGGTGACGACCTGCTTCGTCAGCTCGGGGACCTGTTAAGAGACTCCGTGCGCCATTCGGATACGGTCGCCCGGCTCGGGGGCGATGAGTTTGGCGTGATCCTGCCTTCCTGCGGGCTCGGCCCGGCTGAACTGCTGGCGGAAAAGATCCGCGCCGGCGTCGAGGCGCTGCGTATCGCGCATGATGGCCGCAGTTTCGGGGTGACCGCATCGATAGGTCTGACGGAACTTACGGCCACGGATAGCGGCCCCCGTGAGGTGCTGGCTCGGGCGGATGAGGGCTGTTACGTGGCCAAATCCGGGGGGCGGAATGCCGTGGTGGTGGTTCCTGCTCCTCCCGATCCGGATGAGCCCGGGGGTTAG
- a CDS encoding anti-sigma factor gives MKKTPERIEVLAAEYVLGSLRGGARRRFEQWMMESARVRQEVWFWEEKLGGLAEDVPENQPPASVWKNIERRLWGAEQPTENNVRSIGRWFWPSWSVLATAAVLVLAVVLVQQPRPTGEQLSGAIVQANLEDPLWLVSESGAENLLKLRSVAASAAEAGKDYELWVVPENGQPLSLGVIPAGGVHRVRLSDEAREALSRSRTLAISLEPRGGSPTGAPTGPILHVTKLYSL, from the coding sequence ATGAAAAAGACACCGGAACGCATCGAAGTACTGGCGGCGGAATATGTCCTCGGTTCACTCCGAGGGGGAGCCCGTCGCCGTTTCGAACAATGGATGATGGAATCGGCCCGGGTGCGCCAGGAAGTCTGGTTCTGGGAAGAAAAACTCGGGGGCCTGGCCGAGGACGTCCCCGAGAACCAGCCGCCCGCTTCGGTCTGGAAAAACATTGAGCGCAGGTTGTGGGGGGCGGAACAACCCACTGAGAACAACGTTCGCAGCATCGGTCGCTGGTTCTGGCCCAGCTGGAGCGTGCTGGCGACCGCCGCCGTGCTGGTTCTGGCGGTGGTACTGGTCCAGCAGCCCCGCCCGACCGGGGAGCAGCTCTCCGGTGCCATCGTGCAGGCAAACCTGGAAGACCCGCTCTGGCTGGTCAGCGAATCCGGGGCCGAGAACCTGTTGAAACTGCGCTCGGTGGCTGCCAGCGCTGCGGAGGCCGGGAAGGACTATGAACTCTGGGTGGTACCGGAAAATGGCCAACCGCTCTCGCTCGGGGTCATTCCCGCCGGCGGCGTTCACCGGGTCCGGCTGAGTGACGAGGCCCGCGAGGCGCTGTCCCGGAGCCGGACCCTGGCCATCAGTCTGGAGCCCCGGGGCGGCTCACCGACCGGTGCGCCCACCGGGCCGATCCTGCATGTGACCAAGCTCTACTCACTGTAG
- a CDS encoding methionine ABC transporter ATP-binding protein encodes MIVFDQVQKSYQVAGRAIPALHPTDMTIETGEVFGIVGHSGAGKSTLVRLINLLEPPTGGRILIDDEDITGYNPAQLRAFRRKVGMIFQHFNLLSSKTVEDNIAFPMKLAGIYSKTEIRDRVEELLARVSLTDHANKYPSQLSGGQKQRVGIARALACRPTILLCDEATSALDPQTTQSVLKLLADINRELGLTIVLITHEMDVVRRVCDRVAVMDAGRVVEMGPVSEVFLHPQHPTTRDFVFESESIDHEELQEDLQKANGRILRLTFKGESTYQPLLGSVARKSGVDFSILSGRIDHIKDTPYGQLTLSLVGGDLNVAMQEFEAADVHVEVLR; translated from the coding sequence GTGATTGTATTTGACCAGGTACAGAAGTCGTATCAGGTGGCCGGCCGGGCGATCCCCGCGCTGCACCCCACCGATATGACCATTGAAACCGGCGAGGTCTTCGGCATCGTCGGTCACTCCGGGGCGGGCAAGTCCACCCTGGTGCGTCTGATCAATCTGCTGGAGCCACCCACCGGTGGTCGCATCCTGATCGACGACGAGGACATCACCGGCTACAACCCGGCCCAGTTGCGGGCATTCCGCCGCAAGGTGGGCATGATCTTCCAGCACTTCAACCTGCTGTCCTCCAAGACCGTGGAGGACAACATCGCTTTCCCCATGAAGCTGGCGGGTATCTACTCGAAGACCGAGATCCGTGACCGGGTCGAGGAATTGTTGGCCCGGGTCAGCCTGACCGACCATGCCAACAAGTACCCGTCCCAGCTCTCCGGTGGCCAGAAGCAGCGGGTGGGCATTGCCCGTGCCCTGGCCTGCCGCCCGACCATTTTGCTGTGCGACGAGGCCACCAGCGCCCTGGACCCGCAGACCACCCAGTCGGTGCTGAAACTGCTGGCGGACATCAACCGCGAGCTGGGCCTGACCATCGTGCTGATCACCCACGAGATGGATGTGGTACGCCGGGTCTGTGACCGGGTGGCGGTGATGGACGCCGGTCGCGTGGTGGAAATGGGACCGGTGAGCGAGGTGTTCCTGCACCCGCAGCATCCCACCACCCGGGATTTCGTGTTCGAGAGCGAGAGCATTGACCATGAAGAGCTGCAGGAAGACCTGCAAAAGGCCAATGGTCGCATCCTGCGCCTGACCTTCAAGGGCGAGTCCACCTACCAGCCGTTGCTGGGCAGCGTGGCCCGCAAATCCGGCGTGGATTTCAGCATCCTGTCCGGCCGAATCGACCACATCAAGGATACCCCCTACGGCCAGCTGACCCTGTCCCTGGTCGGTGGTGACCTGAATGTGGCCATGCAGGAATTCGAAGCCGCTGACGTCCATGTGGAGGTGCTGCGCTGA
- a CDS encoding MotA/TolQ/ExbB proton channel family protein, with protein MSDPANVVSFPFLQGPIAQLIDMGGPVMMVLLALAVLGVVTFFYLMLSGTLYAPRLNRHLKQTLRHWQANPGAVDPEHLRSQARFRDRMNPLLHLVADTIDACKKRVDGQQIRETAARDAQHALEPFEAPLKIIEVIAALAPLLGLLGTVMGMMEAFSAMAATEGRANAAQLSGGIYEALTTTAAGLVVAIPFAALAAWIEFRLRRIHKTINSTLVSILSVADTARSNEDDLSPSGEAGAARPREQAENNGFTGRQRFAHATG; from the coding sequence ATGTCTGATCCTGCCAATGTAGTCAGCTTTCCCTTCCTGCAGGGTCCGATTGCGCAACTGATTGATATGGGCGGCCCGGTCATGATGGTGTTGCTGGCTCTCGCCGTCCTGGGCGTGGTGACGTTTTTCTACCTGATGCTCTCGGGCACACTCTACGCCCCGAGGCTGAACCGGCACCTGAAGCAAACCCTTCGCCATTGGCAGGCCAACCCGGGCGCCGTTGACCCGGAGCACCTCCGCAGCCAGGCCCGATTCCGGGACCGGATGAACCCACTGCTTCACCTTGTGGCGGACACCATCGACGCCTGCAAGAAACGTGTCGACGGCCAGCAGATCCGGGAAACCGCTGCACGGGACGCACAGCACGCCCTGGAGCCCTTTGAAGCACCGTTAAAAATCATTGAAGTGATTGCCGCCCTTGCCCCTCTGCTGGGACTTCTCGGTACGGTTATGGGAATGATGGAGGCCTTCAGTGCCATGGCCGCCACCGAAGGCCGCGCCAACGCCGCACAACTCAGCGGCGGCATCTACGAGGCCCTGACCACCACCGCGGCCGGTCTGGTCGTGGCCATTCCCTTTGCCGCCCTGGCCGCCTGGATCGAATTCCGCCTGCGCCGGATTCACAAGACCATCAACAGCACCCTGGTCAGCATCCTGAGCGTAGCGGATACGGCCCGGAGCAACGAGGACGATCTTTCACCCTCCGGAGAGGCCGGCGCCGCTAGGCCTCGGGAACAGGCTGAAAACAACGGATTCACCGGCAGGCAGCGGTTTGCCCATGCAACTGGTTGA